The genomic window AGTTGCTGAATCGCAACTTCCAGCTTCTCCGTCACCTCCTCCTCGACCTGCTGCGCACTGGCACCCGGGTAGGCGGTAAAAACCCGCGCTTCCTTGATCGTAAACGCCGGGTCCTCCAGGCGTCCGATATCGGCGATTCCCCACAGGCCGCCGAACAAGCAGATGAGCATCAGCAGCCAGCTGTAAACAGGCTGCCGGATAAATATCTCGGAAATCTTCACCGCAATCCCCCCAGAGAGCCCGCTTTACTGCTCGGTCTCGGCAACAGGTTGTGCTGCCGCCGCGGCTGCATAATTACGCACTTTGGCGCCTTCGTAGAGATGTTGGCCACCAGCCGCTACCAGCATCGCGCCGGGGTTGAGCCCCGCTGTTACCTGCACGGAATCTCCGTCAGTGCGTCCAAGCTCAACGTCGATACGCGAGACACTGTGGTCGTCGTTGATCTGCCAGACATAGGGTGTGCCATCAGCGTTCGTCTGTACCGCGGACAGTGGCACCCGCAATTCGCCCACGTCCTGTTTCAGGCGCAGTTTCACCCGCGCTGTCATTCCGGGCAGTATCTGTACTTTTTCCGGGCGGGCCATGCCCAGCTCCACGACATAGGTCTGTGTCACGCTATCGGCTTCGGCCTGATGCTCGCGGTACTCCAGCGGAAACTCCTTACCTGGCAGGAACTCGAAGCTCGCGGTAATAGACTCGACCCGATCCGCATCAATGGTTGCCAGCAGCCGCTCAGGTACCGATACCTGGACACGGACCTCAGATACGTTCTGCAAGCGCACCACGCCCTGGCCCTTCTGTACATTGGAGTAGCTCTCGACCAGCTGGCGCGTGACCAGCGCATCAAACGGCACGCTCAGGCGGGTGTAGGCGAGGTCCTGCTCGGCATTCTCAAGCGCTACTTTGGCCAGGTCGTAATTGGTCTGCGTCTCGTCCAGCTGCTGCGAGGAAATCACGTTGCGCTCCTTCAGGGCCTGCTGCCGCTCGAGTGTCTTTTCCAGCAGCTGAAGGTTCACGCGAGCCTCCTTCACACGCCGGCGAAAATCCCGATCATCCAGGGCGGCAATCACCCGACCCTTGGGGACAAACTCCCCCTCACTGAATTTCACTTCCTGCAACTTGCCGCCGACCTGGAACGACAGGTCCACCGTCTGTACCGCCTTTACCCGCCCGGCAAACTGGCGCGCAGAAACGTCACCAGCGCTGGAGACACTGGCAACCTTTACCGGCCACACACGCTCGACCGGTTTCTCGGTATTTTGCGAATCGCTGCAAGCGGAAATGGCAACGACAGCCGCGAGCAGCAACGCCAGTGAAGGACGGACACTTCCGTACAATTTCATATTCAGTTCCCGGAAACTCTTGTTGGGGAAGAAGGGATCAACAGAAAAGTCAGTCGAGGTCTGCCGCCAGAGACAACAGGCGTTTGCGCAGACGTTCGAAAATGGGGTCATCGGGCTCCAATACCCCGAGCACACGCCCGAGGAACAGGCCACGAGTGGCGAGCAGCAACAGCAGGGCGAAATCAGGGTCACTGCAGTTTTCTGTCAGCTCACTGCGGATCTTGGCCTCTTTGGCCTTGATCGGCTCCAGCAGGGCCGGATCCTCGGCCACCGCGGCAATCAGCGCACGCGGCAGGCCCTCATCGTCCTGCATCATGCAGAAGGCGGAACAAATACGGGATGCCAGCGGGCCCCCGTTGCTGCCACCCTCGGCTGCATATTCCTCCACCAGCTCTGCCTCGCAGGCGATGGATGACTCCAGCATCGCCTGCAGCAGAGCCTGCTTGGTGCGAAAGTGGTGCAACAGTCCACCCTTGCTCAGGCCGCACTGTGCCGCCACCGCGTCCAGTGTCAGCTTGCGAGCACCACGCTCCCGCACCACCTCCTCGGCAGCGCGAATGATGGTCTCTTTGTCGACCTTGGACATATGACCCTCCAGCGGCTCTCGGTCAAAACCAACCAACTGGACGGTATGATACTGACTTGCAGAAACCAGTCAACCAAACCGTTACCCGCTGCCCCACCCTACCCAGTCAGTGATGTGTCAGTGGAGAACTCGGTAACTCGAGGGCATCTGCGGCAGGCGGGAATCAGGTATTGGCTGGGCAGGTGAAAAAGGCGGGCTGGCCGCGGAAGTTGCCAAGGGAGCCAGGAGCCCCAAAGAGCCCCAAAGAGCCCCAGGCAGAAGAACAAGACAGAAGAGCGGGTGATATCAGCGCGAGAATCGCAAAGAAATGAGGATGATCGGCTTCCGATTATCCCCTCCCCCACTGAAATTCACCGTCCGCCGCACGAGGGACTTTGCCGCCCACGCCAAGCCCTGCGCGCAGAGACGCCAGTTCATCGGGGCTGATTGCCCCCTGCTCGCATAGCGCAGCCATTGCGGCATACGCGATACTGGCGGCGTCGACTTCGAAATACTGACGCAGACTTTCGCGGGACTCACTCACACCAAACCCATCCGTGCCCAGCGTGACATAAGGGCCCGGTACCCAGCGGGCAATGCTGGCGGGCAATGCTCGCATGTAATCGGTACATGCCACCACAGGCCCCTCGAGGCCTGACAGCATGTGCTGCAGGTAGGAACGCTGCCCATCCCCGGGCGCCTCGCGATTCCGGCGCTCCACCTGCTCCGCGTCCCGCGCGAGCTCGGTGTAGCTGGTGACACTCCAGACATCAGCCTGGATTCCACGTTCCGCCAAGAACTCCTGGGCCTTGAGCACTTCCTGCATGATGCTGCCGCTGCCGAATAGCTGAACCGGTGGCAGCTTTGTGTCAGAACACCGGCCGGCCCGGTACCGATACAGGCCCCGGCGCACGCCCTCTGCGATTGCCTGGCGGTCACCTGTCGGCATCGCGGGCATGGGGTAATTCTCGTTATAGACGGTGAGATAGTAGAAAACTTCCTCACCGCGTCCGTACATAGCCTCAACCCCTTCGCGCAGTAATATCGCCAGCTCGAACGCAAATGCCGGATCGTAACTGCGCATGTTCGGCACGGTCGACGCCAAGATATGGGAGTGCCCATCCTGGTGTTGCAAGCCCTCACCATTAAGCGTGGTCCGACCTGCCGTGCCCCCGATCAGAAAGCCGCGGCACATGCTGTCAGCCGCTGCCCAGATCATGTCCCCCACGCGTTGGAAGCCGAACATACTGTAGAAAATATACAGGGGAATCGTGGGCACACCGTGATTGGCATAGGCTGTGCCGGCGGCCAGGAATGAGGCCATTGCCCCGGCTTCACAAATCCCTTCCTGAAGGATCTGCCCGTCCGCAGCTTCGCGATACGGCAGCAGGCTGTCGCCATCCACCGGCTGGTACTTCTGCCCTCCCGGCGCATAAATACCAGCCTCCCGGAACAGGGCCTCCATACCAAAGGTGCGCGCCTCATCCGGAACAATCGGTACGATATATTTACCTAACTGCCCGTCCTTCAGCAGCTTCGCCATCATCTTGACGATAGCCATCGTCGTCGAAATCGGACGCTCTCCGCTGCCACGGAAAAATTCTTCAAACAGCGCTTCATCGGGCGCACTCAACTGCTCGCAGTCCACACGGCGGGCAGGCATCCCGCCACCGAGTGCGCAACGCCGATCCAGCAGGTATTGCAGCTCCTCCGAGTCTGCCGGCGGCCGGTAAAGGCTGGCACGGGCCAGCTCTTCATCCGTTAAAGGGATACCCAGTTTTCTGCCAATATTGATGCGTTCCTGGTCGGAGAACTGCTTTTTCTGATGGGCTGTATTCTTGCCCTGCGTCGAGTCACCGAGACCATCGCCTTTGACGGTCTTCACCAGTATCACCGTGGGCTTGCCACAGGCCTCTGCAGCCCTGGCGAAGGCGGCATGAATTTTCTTCGGATCCTGGCCGCCACGTTTGATTTCCCGAACTTCGTCATCGGTCAGGCTACTCATCAGCGCCCGCAGTTCCGGAGAGTGCTCTACCCAGTGCTCACGCTGCGCGCCACCGGGTCGGGTCGAATACAGCTGGTAATCGCCGTCGAGGGTTTCATCCATCCGTCGCTGCAGCACGCCGTTGCGATCATTCTGCAACAGGGTGTCCCAGCCGCTGCCCCAGACCACCTTGATCACCTGCCAGTCGGCGCCGCGGAAGCTGCGCTCCAGCTCCTGGATCACCTTGCCATTGCCACGTACCGGCCCATCCAGCCGTTGCAGGTTGCAGTTGATGACCAGTACCAGGTTGTCGAGGTTTTCACGGGAGGCAATATTGATGGTGCCGAGTACTTCGGGTTCGTCAGCCTCACCGTCACCGATAAAATTCCAGACCTTGCCGCCATTGAGAGGTTTCAGTCCCCGGGCCTCCAGATATTTGGCAAAGCGGGCCTGGTAAATTGCGGAGGGGGTGGAGAGTCCCATGGACGCGGTAGGCGCCTGCCAGAAATCCGGCATCTGGCGCGGATGCGGGTAAGAGGAGAGCCCGCCGCCCGGCTGCAGCTGGCGACGGAAATTCTTGAGCTGTTGCTCCGTCAGGCGTCCTTCCAGATAGGCTCTGGCATAAATTCCCGGCGCCGCGTGGGCCTGCACATTCAGCAGGTCGCCACCGTACTCACTATCCCGGCAGCGAAAGAAATGATTGAAGCCCACTTCGAGCATGGTCGCCGCCGAGGCATAGGTGGCAATATGCCCGCCGACTCCGGTGCCACTGTCCGCAGCCTGCAAGACCATGGCCATCGCATTCCAGCGGTTGAGGTTCTCGATGCGCTGTTCGATGCTCAGATCACCCGGATACGCGGGCTGTTCGGAGAGCGGAATCGTGTTGCGATACGGTGTATTCAGCGGTGCCTCGTCCAGCTGCACACCATGCCTGACGAGACGCTCCTGCAATGCCTGTAGCATGCCTTTGGCTCGCTCGGCGCCATGGTGGCGCAGGATATCTTCCAGCGACTCCAGCCACTCCTGGAGCTCCAGATCCTGGCTGTCGATTAACTCCTGAACATCCAACTGCATATTCACGGTAACAAGATCCCGGCTAGGTGTAAGACGAAGGCAAACCGCTCACGGGAGCTCTCCCTGTACCTCCACCATAACAGCAGAAGTATCCGGTTTTCCCCCGATCGAACTGGCGTTTAGTCCTGAATTCGCACCGTGGCGATCAGCGAATACTGTCCAGAGCCTGCCCCAGGTCCGCCATGATGTCTTCGGCATTTTCCAGGCCCACCGCGAGGCGGATCAGCGTTCTGGAGATGCCCGCTTCGGCCAGCTCTTCCGGTCCGTAAGTGGAGTGCGTCATGGATGCAGGGTGCTGGATCAGGGTTTCGGCATCCCCCAGACTGACCGCACGCTTGCACATCTGCAGCTGGTTGATGAAGCCCACCGCCTGCTCGAAACTGCACTTGAGCTCGAATGCCATCACGCCACCGGCACCCAGCATCTGCTTGCCGAGCAGCCTGTAGCCGGGGTGATCCGGGAGACCCGGATAATAGACTTTCTCGATGGCGCTATGGTCCTGCAGAAACTCAGCCACCGCCTGAGCGTTTTCACTGTGGCGCTGTACCCGCAGGTGCAGGGTTTTCAGCCCCCGCATCACCAGCCAGGCATCGTGGGGGCTCATAATGGCTCCGATGTCCTTGCGGGTCGTCATCTTGATGTGATTGATCAGCTCAGCCGAGCCACAGAGAATGCCTGCCACCACGTCACCGTGGCCATTCAAGTACTTGGTAGCGGAATGCAGCACCAGGTCAATGCCGTGCTTCGCCGGGCGTTGCAGAATGGGGGACATGAAAGTGTTGTCGATCACGGTGGTGATTTCGTGCTCGCGGCCGATACCACCGATCATATCCAGGTCCATAACGGTCATGCATGGATTGATCGGCGTCTCACCGTAAATCACCCGGGTGTTGGGTTTGATGGCCGCGCGCAACGCCTGCTCGTCTGCCAGGTCCACAAAGCTGACCTCGATACCCAGTGCCGGCAATTGGTGATTGAACAGGGCAAAAGTGCAGCCATAGAGACGGTGGGAAGTAATCAGGTGATCGCCGGCTTTCAGCAGCGCAAAGATGGCCGCGGATACCGCGCCCATACCAGAGCCAAAAGCGGCTGCCGCCTCGGTTTCCTCCAGCACTGCCATGCGGGCTTCCAGCTCATCGACGGTGGGATTCCCCAACCGGGAGTAAATGTGCCCCTGGTCTTCACCGGCAAAGCGGTCGGCCCCCTGCTGCACATTGTCGAAGACAAAGGTCGATGTCTGGTAAATCGGTGTAGACAGCGGACCGAACTCACCCTGCGACTTTTTGCCGCCGTGAATGACATTGGTCTCGATGTTTTTTGATTCCCACATGTTTGCCTCTCTTATCGTTATTGATCCGGCGGGCCAAACATGTGGCGCCGCCTAGGGCTCAGGTAAGTCCAGCTCCGTTGTCTGCTTCAGGGCCTTCAACACAATGCTGGTATGAATCCGCGCTATCCCCGGTAGCGGAATCAGCCGCGTGGCAATGAAGTGGTCGAGCGCCCGGTTGTTTACGGTGGAGACTTTGATCATGTAGTCGTATTCACCGGTCACGTGATAGCACTCGAGCACCTCCGGCATCGCCACCAGCTGGCCCAGCACCTCGGCAATGCGTTCGTGCTGGTGCAGCTCCAGGGCAATCTCAATCAGGGCCAGGTTGTCGTGGCCCAGCTTTTCCCGGTTGAGCATCGCGGCATAACCACTGATATAGCCTTCCTGCTCCAGACGCCTGACACGGGCCAGGGTCGCCGGTGGTGACAGGTGTACCCGGTCGGACAGCTCCACATTACTGATCCGCCCTTCCGCCTGCAGCACCCTCAGGATGGCGATATCCGTGCGATCCAGGGACGAAATGGAGTTTAACATTATGGCCACCAAGCAGATTTAAATTAGGTTAATAGAACGATATTCAATTTATTATTAGGCAACAACCCCCAAATTGGCCCCTAAGTTAAGAATGTTCTGTTGGCGACAGCCGGGGCTTTCCAGTTGTTAAGTGCCGTCGCCAGCAGTCGACAGACGGCAACCCCGGTGTTCTTCTGGCTGGCATGCGCCCATGCGCCGTATTCCAGCTCCGGCCCATCTCACGATGCGGCAGACACCGCTATGCCCTATCATCCCGGGCCTCAGAACATAACAAGTCCACTTCATCATCGACGGTTGGAATTCACTCCCATGCATAAAGCAATCTCTCGCGGGCGCGCCAGACTGTTGGCAGGCTGCCTGCTCGCCACTGCCCCCCTCTGGGCTCTCACTGCACAAGCTAACGAGCTCGAAGCCCCTCTGCCCAAGCTGCTTCCCTGGGAGGGGGCTTCCGAAAAGCTGATCATGCAGGAGGGCGAGTGGGTGACCCCGGCAGAGGCAAGTGGTTTTGCCACCACCCCGAACTACCGGCAGACCCGCGCTTTCGTCCAGCAGCTTGCCAAGGCGAGTCCGGATATCACGGCCAGGGATATCGGCACCTCGTCCAGCGGCCGCAGGATTCAGCTGGTGACACTTACCGAGGGCGGTAGTGACCCCAGAAGCAACGGCAAGCCCACTCTGCTGGTCCAGGCCGGTATTCACTCCGGCGAGATCGACGGCAAGGACGCCAGCTTTATGCTGCTGCGGGACTATATCGGCGGCGACCAGGCGCTGCGGCAACTGATCCAGCAGGCGAACCTGCTGATCATTCCTATCCTGAATGTAGACGGGCATGAGCGCTCTGGTCCCTTCACCCGCATGAACCAGCGCGGCCCGGAAAACTCAGGCTGGCGGACCAACAGCAATAACCTGAACCTGAACCGCGACTACGCCAAGCTCGATACACCCGAGCTGCGGGCAGTGATGGAGATCGTCAACGAGTACCAGCCGACGCTGTACCTGGACGTGCATGTCACCGACGGTGAGGACTACCAGTACGACATCACCTACGGCTACAACGGCTCCTTTGCAAGCGATTCCCCGGCCATTGCCAGGTGGCTGGAAACCCGCCTGCAGAACACGCTGGACACAAAACTGACCGAAGCCGGACATATTCCCGGCCCGCTGATTTTCGGCGTGAATTCAAAGAACTTTGCCGATGGCATCAATCACTGGACAGCCAGCCCGCGCTTTTCCAATGGCCTGGGCGACCTCCGCCACCTGCCTACCGTGCTGGTAGAGAACCACTCGCTGAAGCCCTATCGCCAGCGGGTGCTCGGCACCTATGTATTGATCGAGGCAGCACTGCAGGCGCTGGCCGAGGACGGCAAGCAGCTGCAGAAAGCGATTGCCACCGACCAGCAGCGCCGCCCCGAAAACCAGGTGCTGGCATGGAGTACTAACAAGACCCCTGACACCACCGTCTTTGGCAAGACTCCGTTCAAAGGCATTGCTTATAAGAAAGAAAAGAACCCCATCACCGGCGACGAGCAGGTGGTATGGCTCGGTAAAGCCAAGGATTACCCCGCCCTGCCAGTTTTTATCGACAACGTAAAAAGTGTGGAAGTCAGGGTGCCCAAGGCCTTTTTCATTCCCAAATCAGAAACGCTGGCGCTGGAGCGCCTGAAAGCGCATGGCATTGAAAGCACGGAGCCCGAGCAGAAAACTGTGACGCTCACGCAACTGAATGTGGATGACCATAACTTCGCGACCGAGCCCTTCGAGGGCCACTTCCGCGTCTCGGCCACATTTTCGGAAGATCAGGTCGAGCGCAATCTGGCGGACTATGTCAAAGTCAGCACCAACCAGCCGCTGGGCAAGCTCGCGGTTGCGCTGCTGGACCCGCGCGGTCCCGACTCCTTCTTCCAGTGGGGATTCTTCAACGGCATATTCCAGCGCACGGAATACTATGAGCCCTACGCGCTTGTACCGCTGGCAGAAAAAATGCTCGAAGCAGACGCTGCATTGAAGGAAGAATTTGAGAAAAAGCTCCAGGACAAGGAGTTTGCCAATGACCCCAGGGCTCGCTTGGAGTTTTTCTACCAGCGCGGTCCGTATTACGACGGGGCCTACTTGAAGTATCCGGTGCTGATCAAGTACTGAGTCCACGGATATAACCGTCCCGGCCAAAAATCATATTAAACATCGGTCGGGACGCTTCCGCGCATGTGAACGCGCCGACTTTTCTGCCTTCTTCTTTGGATGGAAGCCCCATCTCTTCCGCGACTGCAGGGTATGACCTCTCACTCTGACGTGTTAGGGTGTTGTATTCCGATTTCCCGGACGGCGAACGCGCTATCTGAGATAAAAATGCACAATAATCCCCGGCATCGAGAATGGAGCAACCGAAAGAGCGCCCTCTCAGCGCTCTCGATGCAGCTTTACTAGGATCAATTTTACTTCTGGTTTTGGGCGGGGCTATCGGCCTGTTTGGAAGTAATTCGTTAAGCGGTGCCACTCAGGTGGCGATGATGATGACCGGCTTCCTCGCCGCACTGGTCGGCCTGAAGAATGGTATTGGCTGGGACGAGATCGAATCAGCCATCGTCAAATCTACCGCCCGCACAGCTGGCCCCAACCTTATCTTCCTTTCCATTGGCGCCCTGATCGGAGCCATGATGCTCTCTGGCGCAGTGCCAACGCTGCTTTTTGTTGGCATGAAACTGCTGTCTCCGCAGTGGTTTTATCCCACCTGCTGTCTCATCTGCGCCATCGTTTCAATCTGCATCGGCAGCTCATGGACCACTGCCGCCACTATCGGTGTTGCTCTGGTCGGCGTCGCCTATGGTTTCTCGCTCTCGCCAGCCATTACCGCAGGAGCGGTGGTGAGTGGAGCCTATTTCGGTGACAAGATGTCCCCGCTGTCGGAAACCACCAATCTCGCCCCAGCCATTGCCGGAAGCAACCTATTTTCCCACATCCGCAATATGAGCTGGGTTTCAGTGCCAAGCTTTGCCCTTGCACTGGTAATTTTCTTCCTGGTCAGCGTAATCAGCCCCACTGACGACAGCCAGGGCAATCAAGTTGAAGCCTTCCTCACTGCTCTGGAAGGCTCCTATGAAATCGCCTGGTATAACCTGATTCCCGTCCTCCTGCTGCTCACACTCGCCATTAAGAAAGCTCCTGCTTACCTGGCCATTACAGGCGCAACCATTGTCGCAATGGCACTGGCACTGCTCACACAAATGCCGGTCGTCACACATTTTATGGCGTTGCGCGAACTTGAAGGGGCTACGGCCCTGGGCCAGGCAATCTGGATCACGCTCTACGACGGCTTCACGATCCAGACTGGTAATCAGCAAGTCGA from Microbulbifer aggregans includes these protein-coding regions:
- a CDS encoding efflux RND transporter periplasmic adaptor subunit; translated protein: MKLYGSVRPSLALLLAAVVAISACSDSQNTEKPVERVWPVKVASVSSAGDVSARQFAGRVKAVQTVDLSFQVGGKLQEVKFSEGEFVPKGRVIAALDDRDFRRRVKEARVNLQLLEKTLERQQALKERNVISSQQLDETQTNYDLAKVALENAEQDLAYTRLSVPFDALVTRQLVESYSNVQKGQGVVRLQNVSEVRVQVSVPERLLATIDADRVESITASFEFLPGKEFPLEYREHQAEADSVTQTYVVELGMARPEKVQILPGMTARVKLRLKQDVGELRVPLSAVQTNADGTPYVWQINDDHSVSRIDVELGRTDGDSVQVTAGLNPGAMLVAAGGQHLYEGAKVRNYAAAAAAQPVAETEQ
- a CDS encoding TetR/AcrR family transcriptional regulator, with product MSKVDKETIIRAAEEVVRERGARKLTLDAVAAQCGLSKGGLLHHFRTKQALLQAMLESSIACEAELVEEYAAEGGSNGGPLASRICSAFCMMQDDEGLPRALIAAVAEDPALLEPIKAKEAKIRSELTENCSDPDFALLLLLATRGLFLGRVLGVLEPDDPIFERLRKRLLSLAADLD
- the aceE gene encoding pyruvate dehydrogenase (acetyl-transferring), homodimeric type is translated as MQLDVQELIDSQDLELQEWLESLEDILRHHGAERAKGMLQALQERLVRHGVQLDEAPLNTPYRNTIPLSEQPAYPGDLSIEQRIENLNRWNAMAMVLQAADSGTGVGGHIATYASAATMLEVGFNHFFRCRDSEYGGDLLNVQAHAAPGIYARAYLEGRLTEQQLKNFRRQLQPGGGLSSYPHPRQMPDFWQAPTASMGLSTPSAIYQARFAKYLEARGLKPLNGGKVWNFIGDGEADEPEVLGTINIASRENLDNLVLVINCNLQRLDGPVRGNGKVIQELERSFRGADWQVIKVVWGSGWDTLLQNDRNGVLQRRMDETLDGDYQLYSTRPGGAQREHWVEHSPELRALMSSLTDDEVREIKRGGQDPKKIHAAFARAAEACGKPTVILVKTVKGDGLGDSTQGKNTAHQKKQFSDQERINIGRKLGIPLTDEELARASLYRPPADSEELQYLLDRRCALGGGMPARRVDCEQLSAPDEALFEEFFRGSGERPISTTMAIVKMMAKLLKDGQLGKYIVPIVPDEARTFGMEALFREAGIYAPGGQKYQPVDGDSLLPYREAADGQILQEGICEAGAMASFLAAGTAYANHGVPTIPLYIFYSMFGFQRVGDMIWAAADSMCRGFLIGGTAGRTTLNGEGLQHQDGHSHILASTVPNMRSYDPAFAFELAILLREGVEAMYGRGEEVFYYLTVYNENYPMPAMPTGDRQAIAEGVRRGLYRYRAGRCSDTKLPPVQLFGSGSIMQEVLKAQEFLAERGIQADVWSVTSYTELARDAEQVERRNREAPGDGQRSYLQHMLSGLEGPVVACTDYMRALPASIARWVPGPYVTLGTDGFGVSESRESLRQYFEVDAASIAYAAMAALCEQGAISPDELASLRAGLGVGGKVPRAADGEFQWGRG
- the megL gene encoding methionine gamma-lyase; this encodes MWESKNIETNVIHGGKKSQGEFGPLSTPIYQTSTFVFDNVQQGADRFAGEDQGHIYSRLGNPTVDELEARMAVLEETEAAAAFGSGMGAVSAAIFALLKAGDHLITSHRLYGCTFALFNHQLPALGIEVSFVDLADEQALRAAIKPNTRVIYGETPINPCMTVMDLDMIGGIGREHEITTVIDNTFMSPILQRPAKHGIDLVLHSATKYLNGHGDVVAGILCGSAELINHIKMTTRKDIGAIMSPHDAWLVMRGLKTLHLRVQRHSENAQAVAEFLQDHSAIEKVYYPGLPDHPGYRLLGKQMLGAGGVMAFELKCSFEQAVGFINQLQMCKRAVSLGDAETLIQHPASMTHSTYGPEELAEAGISRTLIRLAVGLENAEDIMADLGQALDSIR
- a CDS encoding Lrp/AsnC family transcriptional regulator codes for the protein MLNSISSLDRTDIAILRVLQAEGRISNVELSDRVHLSPPATLARVRRLEQEGYISGYAAMLNREKLGHDNLALIEIALELHQHERIAEVLGQLVAMPEVLECYHVTGEYDYMIKVSTVNNRALDHFIATRLIPLPGIARIHTSIVLKALKQTTELDLPEP
- a CDS encoding M14 family metallopeptidase translates to MHKAISRGRARLLAGCLLATAPLWALTAQANELEAPLPKLLPWEGASEKLIMQEGEWVTPAEASGFATTPNYRQTRAFVQQLAKASPDITARDIGTSSSGRRIQLVTLTEGGSDPRSNGKPTLLVQAGIHSGEIDGKDASFMLLRDYIGGDQALRQLIQQANLLIIPILNVDGHERSGPFTRMNQRGPENSGWRTNSNNLNLNRDYAKLDTPELRAVMEIVNEYQPTLYLDVHVTDGEDYQYDITYGYNGSFASDSPAIARWLETRLQNTLDTKLTEAGHIPGPLIFGVNSKNFADGINHWTASPRFSNGLGDLRHLPTVLVENHSLKPYRQRVLGTYVLIEAALQALAEDGKQLQKAIATDQQRRPENQVLAWSTNKTPDTTVFGKTPFKGIAYKKEKNPITGDEQVVWLGKAKDYPALPVFIDNVKSVEVRVPKAFFIPKSETLALERLKAHGIESTEPEQKTVTLTQLNVDDHNFATEPFEGHFRVSATFSEDQVERNLADYVKVSTNQPLGKLAVALLDPRGPDSFFQWGFFNGIFQRTEYYEPYALVPLAEKMLEADAALKEEFEKKLQDKEFANDPRARLEFFYQRGPYYDGAYLKYPVLIKY
- the nhaC gene encoding Na+/H+ antiporter NhaC, producing the protein MEQPKERPLSALDAALLGSILLLVLGGAIGLFGSNSLSGATQVAMMMTGFLAALVGLKNGIGWDEIESAIVKSTARTAGPNLIFLSIGALIGAMMLSGAVPTLLFVGMKLLSPQWFYPTCCLICAIVSICIGSSWTTAATIGVALVGVAYGFSLSPAITAGAVVSGAYFGDKMSPLSETTNLAPAIAGSNLFSHIRNMSWVSVPSFALALVIFFLVSVISPTDDSQGNQVEAFLTALEGSYEIAWYNLIPVLLLLTLAIKKAPAYLAITGATIVAMALALLTQMPVVTHFMALRELEGATALGQAIWITLYDGFTIQTGNQQVDNLLSRGGMVSMVNMVWLVLASMMMTGVLERIGFINLLMRALSRLISSTGSLIATTMGTSLGVNVLTGDQYLSIVLPGQMWKAEYKKRGLASENLSRSLEDGGTITSPLIPWNACGVYMANTLQVTTLAYLPFCFFNLINPIVALAYGFLNIRIVRMSSEEMKQLKGQSGEDGRELSGGKPVIAS